ATTCCTAAAACGGCGATTAGCTCGTTAGGCTTGGTTTCAAAGGAGACTTCTTTGAGAGTTTCGGTTGTCGCTCCGGGATAGCGAAAGCAAACATTTTCAAAGGTAATTCTACCACCGCAGGTGTCAAAGGGGACAGCACCAGGGCGATCGCGAATTTCTACCTCTGCATCCACAACTTCATAGACTCGTTCGGCGGAAGCAGCTGCTTGAGCGATCGCGGGTGCGGCAAATCCAATTAACAAAATCGGTTGGAGAATCAATGCTAGGTAGGAGTTAAACGCCACCAGTTCGCCTATGGAGAACCGATTTCCAATCACCTGCGCTCCCCCATAGGCGAAAACTGCCAATGTTACCAAATTACTCAGCAAAAAGATCAGCGGGAAGGTATCACGGATGGCGCTAATGGTCTTCATGTTTGCCTTAACTAGGCCATCATTCAGAGTTGTATAACGCGACCTTTCGGTTGACTCCCGCACAAAAGCTTTCACTACCCGGATTCCTAGCAAGTTCTCTTGCAATACAGCATTCAAGTTACTCAGTTGCTCTTGTACTTGCCGAAAAAGTTTGTCATTTCGGTTGATGAATCGCGCCATTAACCATGCGGCTATGGGTACTACTGTGAGAGTAATTAGTGCTAATCGCCAGTTCATCAGCAGCAAAACTACCGAAATACTCACCAATGTCACAATTGAGCCGACGACTTGAATTAAGCTAGTGCCAACAAAGGTACGAATTTGTTCAATATCGCTGGTGACACGGGTTAGTAGTTGGGAAGTCTGCGCCTGATCGTGAAAGCTGAAACTGAGATTTTGAATTTTGCTGAAAATCTTGTTTCGCAGGTCATAAGCAACACCTTGAGACGCTGCTTCTGCTAAATAGCTTTGTCCAAAGTTAAATACACCACGAGCGATCGCGGCAACGACCATCCAGGCGGCACTATATAGCACAATTTGGAGGTTTTTTTGCGTGATCCCTTGATCAATTCCCCACCGAAATAATTGTGGGGTTACAGCATTTGCGATCGTCAACAGCAACAGGCTGACTAACGCTCCCAGTGAAGTCCACCGGTAAGTGCTTAAACTCTTAAGCACACGCTGGGTTGCCTTGATCGACGAAGTTTCCTGGAGTTCTGGTTGCTGAACCACTGCAATTCACCCCTGTATCATTGGAAAATTATCTCGTATTTTGATTGTAAAAAACCAATTTATTCTTTGAGAGTGGGGAATGTAATATGGAAAACAGCCCTCTTCTTTGTGATCAAGATTCCAGGTTTTGGGACAGTGGCATGGGAGAATACATTTCTAGCAAGCATTGCGGCTAATCAATTTCAAGACCGAAGAAAACCAAAGAACAAGAATCATGGCTCAAAATTTTCATCGCAATTCCCAACTTCCCTTAGATATTTCATCTGCTATCAGTCGCACAGCAAAGCCAAGTTATGAATTCTACTCTCTTTTTTCTGAAGAAGAAGTTTTAGGGATAATTCATGCATTAGAAGTTAGAAGAGAAATCCCTCTCAAGTATTCTTATAAAGGAAGAGGTGCAAAAATCTGGAACGATTTTTATCTGAAACATGCTATTCCTAGATGGTATGGAAGAGCAAATGTAGAAATTGACCTTTTAAAAGATAATTTTAAATACCTGAATGGTAATATAAAAACTGGTGAAAGAGTAAATATTATAGATGTTGGCGCAGGTAATTCCTATCCAGTTAAAAAGTTTATCGGCAGGTTAAACAAATTAGGAAAGGTTAATAAATATATTGCTTTAGATATTAGTGAAGAATTGCTTCATGTCTCCAAAAGTAATTTTAAGAAATGGTTCCCACTAGTCGAATTTATCAGTTCTACAATTGACATAGAAAGTAGTTGTGTACCTAAAATTTTATTCCAAAATCAAGCTAACCTTGAAATTGACGACACAGCAAAAATATTTTTACACTTAGGAGTTACCATTGGAAATCATCAAAATAGAGATGAAGTGTTCAAAAACTTCAGAGATAGCATGG
This portion of the Nostoc sp. GT001 genome encodes:
- a CDS encoding L-histidine N(alpha)-methyltransferase, which translates into the protein MAQNFHRNSQLPLDISSAISRTAKPSYEFYSLFSEEEVLGIIHALEVRREIPLKYSYKGRGAKIWNDFYLKHAIPRWYGRANVEIDLLKDNFKYLNGNIKTGERVNIIDVGAGNSYPVKKFIGRLNKLGKVNKYIALDISEELLHVSKSNFKKWFPLVEFISSTIDIESSCVPKILFQNQANLEIDDTAKIFLHLGVTIGNHQNRDEVFKNFRDSMGKNDLLVFTNETGSNSTWDGIVRGGCKYHVEEVYGWVKNKIGIKSEDCELVRKYDLKTDSIVANLKLRHDYTINFSRMGIDKNIEISKGEEITIWRHHKYEIPKLLQELERSGLQLIHYTTNKYNSHIMVICKIATN
- a CDS encoding ABC transporter ATP-binding protein, with product MVQQPELQETSSIKATQRVLKSLSTYRWTSLGALVSLLLLTIANAVTPQLFRWGIDQGITQKNLQIVLYSAAWMVVAAIARGVFNFGQSYLAEAASQGVAYDLRNKIFSKIQNLSFSFHDQAQTSQLLTRVTSDIEQIRTFVGTSLIQVVGSIVTLVSISVVLLLMNWRLALITLTVVPIAAWLMARFINRNDKLFRQVQEQLSNLNAVLQENLLGIRVVKAFVRESTERSRYTTLNDGLVKANMKTISAIRDTFPLIFLLSNLVTLAVFAYGGAQVIGNRFSIGELVAFNSYLALILQPILLIGFAAPAIAQAAASAERVYEVVDAEVEIRDRPGAVPFDTCGGRITFENVCFRYPGATTETLKEVSFETKPNELIAVLGMTGSGKSTIMNLIPRFYDVTKGAVRIDGRDIKSFTLKSLRSHIGIVFQETTLFSGTIRENIAYAKPDATLEQVIEVAKTAQMHDFISGLADGYETIVGERGVGLSGGQKQRIAIARTLLTDYSILILDDSTSAVDAKTAAQIQAELDGLMRQKACTTFVVAQRISTVKNADRIFLMDKGHLVAQGTHEELMQSSPLYGVILESQVKPKEKT